One window from the genome of Thermodesulfobacteriota bacterium encodes:
- a CDS encoding DUF4115 domain-containing protein — translation MVDVVGGAGSGAAGADEDVEEKLHNLVVRAVSDAWIRVELDGGEPFEVLLKEGERVKWDGAEFSLLIGNAGGVELNLDGEPVVLSGGEGEVVRITLPALEGGGEDSEDEEG, via the coding sequence GTGGTGGATGTGGTGGGTGGGGCCGGTTCGGGTGCGGCGGGCGCGGATGAGGATGTGGAGGAAAAGCTCCATAACCTCGTTGTCCGAGCCGTGAGCGATGCCTGGATAAGGGTTGAACTCGACGGGGGGGAGCCCTTTGAGGTGCTCTTGAAGGAGGGTGAGCGGGTGAAGTGGGACGGCGCGGAGTTTTCGCTCCTCATAGGGAATGCCGGCGGGGTTGAGCTCAACCTCGACGGCGAGCCCGTCGTCCTCTCGGGCGGCGAGGGAGAGGTCGTAAGGATAACGCTCCCGGCCTTGGAAGGGGGAGGGGAAGATTCGGAAGATGAAGAGGGCTGA
- a CDS encoding tetratricopeptide repeat protein, with protein MDIRKAAVLFILVVATVSCAPTMRVDKKKDAGVHYDLGVIHLSERRFPDALKELTAAVEIDPSEPTHHNALGLAYFGKKMYSEAILSFEKAVALDGKFMEAHMNLGAAYTEIKEWDRAITEFHVVRDDIFYKTPELAHNNIGWALYNKREYKAAVRSYRKAVELNPEYSMAYNNMGMAYDKMEKYDEAEEALAIAVKISPLFVEAHYNHGLALIHKKDNKGARRAFQAVVNLAPQSDMGRSAKEYINLLK; from the coding sequence ATGGATATTAGAAAAGCCGCCGTTTTATTCATATTAGTCGTGGCAACCGTCTCCTGCGCCCCTACGATGAGGGTGGACAAAAAAAAGGATGCGGGCGTCCATTACGACCTGGGAGTGATACACCTGAGCGAGAGGAGATTCCCCGACGCGCTGAAGGAGCTTACCGCTGCGGTGGAGATCGACCCCTCGGAACCCACCCACCACAACGCTCTGGGTCTCGCCTACTTCGGAAAAAAGATGTACTCGGAGGCCATCTTGAGCTTCGAAAAGGCCGTGGCGCTGGACGGGAAGTTCATGGAGGCCCACATGAACCTCGGTGCGGCCTATACCGAGATAAAGGAGTGGGACCGCGCCATTACCGAGTTCCATGTCGTCCGGGACGACATCTTCTACAAGACCCCGGAGCTGGCCCACAACAATATTGGCTGGGCCCTCTACAACAAGAGGGAGTACAAGGCCGCCGTCCGGAGCTACAGGAAGGCCGTGGAGTTGAACCCCGAGTATTCGATGGCATACAACAACATGGGTATGGCCTATGACAAGATGGAAAAGTACGACGAGGCTGAAGAGGCGCTAGCCATCGCCGTAAAGATATCCCCCCTCTTTGTGGAAGCCCATTACAATCACGGCCTTGCCCTTATTCACAAAAAGGACAATAAGGGGGCCCGGAGGGCGTTTCAGGCGGTCGTCAACCTGGCGCCGCAATCGGATATGGGTCGCTCGGCCAAAGAGTACATAAACCTTTTAAAGTAA
- a CDS encoding PfkB family carbohydrate kinase: protein MSILVVGSVAFDSVETPFGKVEDALGGSGTYFSTAASHISEVSLVAVVGEDFPEEHIEMLRKRGVNVDGVERVKGGKTFRWKGRYDYDLNQAHTLDTQLNVFSDFNPTLPKGCEDLPFVFLANIDPELQLRVLDQVKSPRLVACDTMNFWIEGKPEALRRLFKRVDLVVINESEAREFAGEASLVKAARAILELGPRALIVKRGEYGSLMFNGTSVFSAPAYPLEDIYDPTGAGDSFAGGLMGYLANTDDLSEDNMRRAIIFGSVMASFNVEAFSLDRLGTLGIEEIRSRYREFKRLTHFEDL from the coding sequence ATGAGCATACTCGTAGTCGGCTCGGTCGCGTTCGACTCGGTGGAGACGCCGTTCGGAAAGGTGGAGGATGCGCTCGGAGGGTCGGGCACCTACTTCTCCACGGCCGCAAGCCACATCTCGGAGGTAAGCCTCGTTGCCGTCGTGGGCGAGGACTTCCCGGAGGAGCACATCGAGATGCTCCGTAAGAGGGGCGTTAACGTCGACGGGGTCGAGAGGGTCAAGGGAGGGAAGACCTTCCGCTGGAAGGGCCGCTACGACTACGACCTGAACCAGGCCCATACCCTGGACACCCAGCTTAACGTCTTCAGCGACTTCAACCCCACGCTCCCGAAAGGCTGCGAGGACCTGCCCTTCGTCTTCCTTGCCAACATAGACCCGGAACTGCAGCTGCGGGTCCTTGATCAGGTGAAGAGCCCCCGGCTCGTCGCCTGCGACACGATGAACTTCTGGATAGAGGGGAAGCCCGAAGCCTTGAGGAGGCTCTTTAAACGGGTGGACCTCGTTGTGATAAACGAGAGTGAGGCCAGGGAGTTCGCCGGGGAGGCGAGCCTGGTGAAGGCGGCGCGGGCGATACTCGAGCTCGGCCCCAGGGCCCTTATCGTCAAGCGCGGCGAGTACGGGTCCCTTATGTTCAACGGCACCTCGGTATTTTCAGCCCCGGCCTACCCGCTCGAGGATATATACGACCCCACGGGCGCCGGCGACAGCTTTGCCGGCGGGCTTATGGGGTACCTCGCCAATACCGACGACCTGAGCGAGGACAACATGAGGAGGGCCATAATCTTCGGCAGCGTCATGGCCTCGTTTAACGTCGAGGCCTTCAGCCTGGACAGGCTCGGCACCCTCGGCATAGAGGAGATACGCAGCCGGTACCGCGAGTTTAAGCGGTTGACCCATTTCGAAGACCTGTGA